A stretch of Portunus trituberculatus isolate SZX2019 chromosome 48, ASM1759143v1, whole genome shotgun sequence DNA encodes these proteins:
- the LOC123498594 gene encoding cuticle protein AMP4-like: MKLAIFACLLALALARPQAPGDAQTLRSENIQEGNGVFQYNFETDNGIVVEANGTPNVEGSSDIVGSYKFPLGNGQFLEVTYTADANGFRPSTRYVSQRK, from the exons ATGAAGCTC GCCATCTTCGCCTGCCTGCTGGCCCTCGCCCTCGCCCGCCCCCAGGCCCCAGGGGATGCCCAGACTCTCCGCAGCGAGAACATCCAAGAGGGCAACGGTGTCTTCCAGTACAACTTCGAGACAGACAATGGCATCGTGGTGGAGGCCAACGGCACCCCCAACGTTGAGGGCAGCAGCGACATCGTGGGCAGCTACAA attccctctcggcaACGGACAGTTCCTTGAGGTGACCTACACTGCCGACGCCAATGGATTCAGGCCCTCCACCAGATACGTCAGCCAGAGGAAGTAA
- the LOC123498777 gene encoding protein TRACHEARY ELEMENT DIFFERENTIATION-RELATED 7A-like yields MRTILENPAYRLPVAFEDSPAPPIPSPNTDTLYCPPPDPEAHFPAPDSAVGTPPCSQQVSTPPPHLHSTTQPIFPPLPASPRPHPPRRHPPRAAQEVRRGHSYLVTLRRSWQHPPRPELPPTPFPHAESGGEQHHLTSEGLYIYLKPLSSPIVRCHPLS; encoded by the exons ATGAGGACCATTCTAGAGAACCCGGCTTATCGTCTCCCCGTGGCCTTTGAAGACAGTCCTG cgcCACCTATTCCCTCTCCCAACACAGACACGCTTTACTGCCCACCCCCTGACCCAGAGGCACACTTCCCCGCCCCGGACTCAGCTGTAGGGACGCCGCCGTGTTCTCAG CAAGTCTCCACCCCTCCGCCGCACCTTCACTCAaccacccagccaatcttcccgcctctcccagcctctcctcgcCCACACCCGCCCCGCCGACACCCGCCCCGCGCAGCACAAGAG GTGAGACGGGGACACAGTTACCTGGTCACGCTCAGACGGTCCTGGCAGCATCCGCCCCGACCCGAGCTGCCCCCCACGCCCTTCCCACACGCAGAATCTGGAGGAGAGCAACACCACCTGACCTCGGAAGGCTTGTATATATACCTCAAGCCGCTGTCCTCACCCATCGTTCGCTGCCATCCTCTCAGCTGA
- the LOC123498589 gene encoding cuticle protein AM1159-like codes for MWVAPLPTPSETHRPLLNNTMKLVLLACLVAAAAAAPQNIIDGGFVDSFEPQPIVILRDERQDNGDGNFNYLFEASNGIQEERTGTPGIFGQSNMQGTYRFTLPDGTVAEVRYIADENGYRAESPLIPTPHPLPAHAIEQIRIAEEQREQGITFEPQPFEQ; via the exons ATGTGGGTAGCGCCGCTCCCAACACCATCAGAGACTCACCGTCCACTACTCAACAACACCATGAAGCTC GTTCTCCTCGCCTGCcttgtcgccgccgccgccgccgccccacaGAACATCATCGATGGCGGCTTCGTGGACTCCTTTGAGCCTCAGCCCATCGTGATCCTGAGGGACGAGCGTCAGGACAATGGTGACGGCAACTTCAACTACTTGTTTGAGGCATCAAACGGCATCCAGGAGGAGAGGACTGGCACCCCCGGCATCTTTGGCCAGAGTAACATGCAGGGCACCTACAG GTTCACCCTCCCTGACGGCACCGTGGCTGAGGTCCGCTACATCGCTGACGAGAACGGCTACCGCGCTGAGTCCCCACTGATCCCCACGCCTCACCCTCTGCCCGCCCACGCCATCGAGCAGATCCGTATCGCCGAAGAGCAGCGCGAACAGGGCATCACCTTTGAGCCTCAGCCTTTTGAGCAGTAG